A region from the Toxotes jaculatrix isolate fToxJac2 chromosome 2, fToxJac2.pri, whole genome shotgun sequence genome encodes:
- the LOC121191836 gene encoding la-related protein 4 isoform X5 gives MSSDQSGEPPLLQEEADPGPKTGGKDEAPLGSEGGSGGMVTSKGAGLNPNAKVWQEMPVTPSEAVTSSPHWPPSDMSEGYSEPSSAGCKQYTVGFTALDNSSSTATAEIAVNGMDPPELGFSPAESTTGTSVDSKTEEQPVSSENLRESLKKELEFYFSRENLSKDLYLMSQMDSDQFVPIWTIASMEGIKVLTTDMDLILDVLRSSPMVQVDEKGEKVRPNHKRCIIILREVPETTPVEEVESLFKNDNCPKVISVEFAHNNNWYITFQSDTDAQQAYKYLREEVKTFQGKPIMARIKAINTFFAKNGYRSMDNSLYAQQSQSQSQYSSPLYMQHVYPQQQYPVYGIVPPTWTPSPTPYFETPLAPFPNSSFVNGFGSAGHYKTGSSSLNITRPFNRNRNHVKPQVRTSEVTSASITPVSLESLTGLRSPQPPAPVAAATATTTTNPVQTASDLSMAFSHLSSSSSSLDPSDDSGMSGRGRRSTTYRGTRRRREDERVARPVPLAEVKVSPPKFDLAATNFPPLPGCVVSAQGEPVLENRMSDVVRGLYRDKTEQANKEATVSPATGQASVTEATVAASTPALAAAKSTTQPLGPSAPGVTRQEKRAERAEIPAPKATPRTPVQTTVNSSSSTQPVPSSRPQPSAASTPATPSTPAPATATIPTPAQEPRKLSYAEVCQRPPKDPPPAAPSPASSGTASGQPLRELRVNKAEEPGSSSGPGDKLEKGHDREGGWECKESRPPRERDSQGYHRSNGPRGTGGLKFRDQRRPPPARRSSPQGGYRHTGKEQNIPPVSPK, from the exons ATGAGTTCAGACCAGAGCGGAGAGCCGccgctgctgcaggaggaggctgATCCGGGACCGAAGACCGGTGGGAAGGACGAGGCTCCGCTGGGGAGCGAGGGAGGGTCAGGCGGCATG GTCACCTCTAAGGGCGCCGGTTTGAACCCAAATGCCAAGGTGTGGCAGGAGATGCCTGTGACCCCCAGCGAGGCTGTTACCAGCAGCCCTCATTGGCCCCCCTCGGACATGAGCGAGG GTTATTCTGAGCCTTCGTCTGCTGGGTGCAAGCAGTACACTGTGGGATTCACGGCCCTGGAtaacagcagctccacagcaaCAGCTGAGATAGCAGTAAATGGAATGGACCCTCCTGAGTTGGGCTTTTCCCCTGCCGAGTCCACCACAGGGACCTCAG TGGATTCCAAAACTGAAGAACAGCCGGTCTCCTCTGAGAATCTACGAGAGTCTCTGAAGAAAGAGCTGGAGTTTTATTTCTCTAG AGAAAACCTCTCGAAGGATTTGTACCTGATGTCCCAGATGGACAGTGACCAGTTTGTCCCCATTTGGACTATAGCCAGTATGGAGGGGATCAAGGTCCTTACCACTGACATGGACCTCATCCTGGACGTGTTGAGAT CCTCTCCGATGGTACAAGTGGACGAGAAAGGGGAGAAAGTGCGTCCTAATCACAAACGGTGCATTATCATCCTGAGAGAGGTCCCTGAAACCACGCCTGTTGAG GAAGTGGAGTCGCTGTTCAAAAATGACAACTGTCCCAAGGTGATAAGTGTCGAGTTTGCACATAACAACAACTGGTACATCACATTCCAATCAGACACAGATGCTCAGCAG GCGTACAAGTATTTGAGAGAGGaagtaaaaacatttcaggGAAAACCCATCATG GCCAGAATAAAGGCCATCAACACGTTCTTTGCGAAAAACGGCTACCGTAGCATGGACAACAGTCTGTACGCCCAGCAGTCCCAGAGCCAGTCCCAGTACAGCTCTCCACTCTACATGCAGCATGTCTACCCCCAGCAGCAGTACCCAGTCTACGGCATCGTACCTCCCACCTGGACGCCTTCGCCCACACCGTATTTTGAAACTCCTCTG GCACCGTTTCCCAACAGTAGCTTTGTAAATGGATTTGGCTCTGCTGGACACTATAAAACCGGCTCCAGTTCTCTTAATATCACTCGCCCATTCAACAGAAACCG AAACCATGTGAAGCCCCAGGTGAGGACAAGCGAGGTGACCTCAGCGTCCATAACTCCTGTCTCCTTGGAGAGCCTGACTGGGCTGCGCAGCCCACAGCCTCCTGCTCCTGTTGCCGCCGCCACCGCCACAACCACCACTAACCCAGTCCAGACAGCCTCCGACCTGAGCATGGCGTTCTcgcatctctcctcctcttcctcctctttggaCCCCAGTGATGACAGTGGCATGTCTGGACGAGGAAG ACGGAGCACAACCTACAGAGGAACACGGAGGAGGCGAGAAGATGAACGGGTTGCG AGGCCTGTACCACTAGCAGAGGTCAAGGTTTCTCCACCCAAGTTTGACTTGGCTGCCACCaacttccctcctcttcctggcTGCGTGGTCAGCGCACAGGGAGAGCCAGTGCTAGAAAACCGAATGTCAGATGTTGTACGCGGTCTGTACAGGGACAAG ACAGAACAAGCCAATAAAGAAGCCACTGTGAGTCCAGCTACTGGCCAAGCCTCAGTCACAGAGGCCACTGTGGCTGCCTCAACTCCTGCTCTGGCAGCAGCAAAATCCACCACACAACCACTTGGACCCTCGGCCCCTGG GGTCACTCGTCAGGAGAAGAGGGCTGAACGGGCAGAGATCCCAGCTCCAAAAGCGACCCCACGCACACCTGTTCAAACTACTgtcaactcctcctcctccacacagccGGTGCCTAGCTCCAGGCCTCAGCCCTCTGCTGCCTCCACGCCAGCGACACCCAGCACGCCGGCCCCTGCTACAGCCACTATTCCCACCCCTGCACAG GAGCCACGTAAGCTCAGCTACGCAGAGGTTTGCCAACGGCCACCCAAGGACCCTCCCCCTGCGGCCCCTTCCCCAGCTTCCTCCGGCACCGCATCGGGCCAGCCGTTGCGCGAGTTGCGTGTGAACAAGGCTGAGGAGCCGGGCTCCAGCAGCGGCCCTGGAGACAAGCTAGAGAAAGGCCACGACAGGGAGGGGGGATGGGAATGCAAGGAGAGCCGGCCACCCCGTGAACGTGACTCTCAAGGATACCACCGCAGCAATGGCCCCAGAGGCACCGGGGGCCTCAAGTTTCGGGACCAGAGGCGTCCACCTCCAGCCCGACGCAGCTCCCCGCAGGGAGGATACAGGCACACTGGCAAAGAGCAGAATATCCCACCAGTATCGCCAAAGTAA